Genomic DNA from Ctenopharyngodon idella isolate HZGC_01 chromosome 1, HZGC01, whole genome shotgun sequence:
TTTCATCCTCATCACATAACTGCAAAGAACAAGAGAAACTCAATAAGACAACAGTGTTTTAAGAAATACACCAAATCATTTAAGcaagcaaaaaaatatatataacctgacagcaacataatgtcagcccagatccggcccacatctggtccatgtgtaatccacatgtatcagatgtgggccagatctgggccacattatgttgctgtctgggtagATATGTTTTTGCATGACTGGTGATCACCACAGTATGAAATGTGCttcacatacacaaaaataaatgttctttattggcattgatgatTCCATGAAGAACATTTAACATCCATGAAACCGTTTTAAttgcacaaaagtttctttaatttaaaaaaaaaaaaaaaggttcttcagattattaaaatgttgttgacattaagaaaaaaaagaaacgttTCTTTTAAGAAGTGTTCACTGAAAAGTTCTTTGGGATTTATGTCATCActgacctttatttttaaaagcacTATATAACTTTTTGATTCAATACACCATCAatccttccaaaacatgtttttgtcttaccctgatttaCTAAGGTAAGCCATTACcaattataagtgtttatattttagaccagGCAGGATGCTTTTTATGTGCGAGTGACATATGTACGCAATTTCACACATCTCTCCTCGTATCCGTAcgtatatttttgtaaaagttTTTCCTCCGTTTAACGTGACAGAGCtggtaataaaacaagaatcaacattggcttggcttttcggagatggcgaaactgagggatttgaaatgttgtaaaagcgtttttattactcaccaggtgagtaaggtattttatcaAACATAAACTGCCATATGTATCTCTCTAAGAGAGTTCATTGttaagcattatctattgtgaagggtcatttcattatggttgttgtagcgctggaatttattttcaaggaagtactgTGTCTATTAATGGCTAAATCTACAGTAACATCTTCAGCTTGTCAGCTTGaaatcctttccatctaaactggttatatctcttggTAGTGAATGTTTTCTGAGCAGTTGGATAGCCATATTCATGCGCGATGTCACACAGAaccaaagcacaaccaaaaatgttcttctgcaaaatgcatgcagttttgttttgacTGCTGGAGAGCCAAAAGTTACACAGTGGACCTTTAAGAGTCTATAATGATTTACTTAGTAACAATTGTAGGCcatttgacatttaaaacagaGGACTTCAGTAATAAaggtatttaaataattattaaaaaaaatgaaaagttgcaaaaACAGCTTCGGGGTTTTTTTCGTATAcagttaattataataatttttttttattgttttgtattcAGGGTAAtgcttaaatgttttaaatgttactcTTCTAAATTAATCTAGCAGGGATGTCAATTTAGTGTGAGCAGCAGATAACAGAATTACTTTTGGAACCAAATTAACTTTCAAAGGCAGATTTTTCAAGCCTGAGGATCCTGCATCAAACTGCTGATTTAAAATCAATTGAAAACAGTCTTAAATGGACTGCCTGCATCTATAATAGGACACATTTGTCTGAATACGTGTTAGTACAGACTGATTGAGAAGATCGTTTCTTACTCCTGATGTTCACAGTAGTCCCAGTCATGTCTCTCATGTTTGCAGGCCAAGAAGTTGGGGAAGTTGTCTCTCTTGCACTTCATGAGTTTGAGCAGGTAGTGTGCGCAGTAATCACGCTGCTCCACCGGCAGCATCGCCAGGTTCATCTGCTCCTGCGTCGCCACCATTGCTGAAAGGAACACAATGCAAACAATTTGAGcttcacaataaaataaataaaatagacaaTCTATAATTATATGTTAAGTTCATTCTTACAGTCGGTTTTATTACATGACAGAAAAGTGAACAAGATATGACAGATCAGCATTACCTGGAGTCAAATGGGAAAAAAGTTTGAAACCcttcataaattaatattacatatatatatatatatatatatatatatatataattaatctgAACAACTTTGTTTTTAGAATTGACATTTATGGTGATTCTATTgttctcctcatttgtaagtcactttggattaaaaaaaaaaaaaaagcatccgCTAAATGATTAAGTGATTCTAAgcaatttaaaaacatgcttaaaaaaaaaaaaaaaaaaaaaaaaaaatgatttaaatgaaatcaaataaatgcaaatgactAATAAACTTCATTTTTGAGTGCAGAAATTGTACCcgtttcatttatgtatgagTATGACTGATAAACATGCAACACATtacactgattcttgagataagggacaaaacattatttttaaactgatatatttgTAGACAAAGGTCTCAGCTAATGAACCATGTAAGGGAAAtgttttttctgaaaatgtttttttttttttttcttctaaaaatgTAGATTCACTTCAGAACTTAATTTTGTCTCAACTCCGtcagatgcattaaaaagcatgatattttaatttgatccaTCCAACAACAGTGTAAACTCTTCAATTATGTAATACTGGTGTTCGGTAAAGGAGCtagtgaaaaaaattaattcttgAAAATTTTTTCTTGGGTTAAGGTTATTATGATCAATTCGGTTCCTAAATTCCTTAATTATCTACCCTCCTATTTAATATTAAAGATATATAACCAATGTTCTTAGGTAAATCAGACATGATGTCATGTAGTTTAattgatgttttaatattttaacacaatgaattgaaaaaagaataagacacttctttcaaaattaacaaaaacctTCACCTGACAGTGTTAAATACCGACGGAGCTGACAAATACCGACCGAGTTGACAAATattgacggagttgacaaatactaaCAGAGTTGACAAAGCTCCAGCTGGGaccaaatatacagtatatgtaaacaGAATCATGAAACAACATTAGAAGATTTCCCCATATgcaaacaacattaaatcacaTTATACAGACTTTTTGAGAGCACTTGTCAACCATGACGGAGTTGACgtctgacggagttgacaaaactGAATATTTTTCACCTTAACCACATGTTGTACAGTGGagcaattttgttttctttctcagttgTAGCTGCCTTAATAAACATCAAAAATGCAAGATTTATCCCACAACTATTTACAGAAACTATTACACCGGGATGACGGAGTTGACATTTTAAAACTGTGAACGCAGAGACCTCAACAttgtttgtataaaatattaaaaaatatataaaaacttccAGGACTATGTTTCCTACTGTGAAATCTACAATGAGTAGGATATAGTAAGTGCTCTTCAGAGTTAAAGATGACCGTGACATTGCCTGATTTAttcagaattataaaaaaaatctgacaaagTTGACACAAAGTGAGGACACAACTTTGATAGCcattttttatggaaaatataattcaaGATCAAGACTTACTTTTTGTATTGTTCGATATATTACAGAGCTCTACCTTTCaaattaaattcatatttatgaatttgttGCCTTTTTAAACGCTGTTTGGCAGTTTTACATTGTGAACGCATGCTGAGAACAGGCTAAATTACATGTATTTTCCAAGTATAgagcatgtatttaaatactaacaaaataatttaaaaataaaagcaatgaatGTCCTGAATATCCAGATTTCCTTTAGATGTAACTTTTTAAGTAtctttattttgaagaatttatttatttttaacataaagaCGGCTTTTGTGTGTAGGACATGTTTTGTCCTTTATCTCAAGAGTCAGTGATTAGATTATTAGTTTATATTAAAAGGTATTGTGTTTTTGGGAACAATGTTCTTTAGTCAACTCTACATTAATTTGAGTTATAATGACACCAACCCTACAAAAACTCAGGTCATAACTCATAACTAAACAGACATTTTGGCATATTTTGGCAGGAGCCTCTGGATTGGACCTGAGGTTCAAAGTCAATCTGAGGACCTGAAGACTCGCGGGTCATATTTAGAGACTTGATTAAGTCTGACGGGGACGTATAATGTCTGAAATGCGCTGATTAAGTGTATTTGAGCGGTTTTATGTCACCTCTCTCCTTCCGCTCCGCGAAGCCCAGATTCGGGTCATATGCAGACGGCTTCTGCGGGTCTGGCGCCGCGTCTCTTTCCGTGATATAACTCCGCACGAGATGAGACCCCATTCTGAACGCAGTATATCACCACCGacagcaaaaacagtttaaCGTCCAACTACAGAGAATAATAATTCCGCTTACAATGCAGAAAGCAAATCAATTCTGCACACTGGCAGTCGGTCACCTCCAGAAACCATCTGAAGTTTCCGGTCTGCGCAGGAAGTAAACACGCGCAACGAGTAACACACTCCTGAACGTCCTCGACACTAATGATGCCGTTCCGCCTCAAGATCTCCCTAAAGGCTGTCAAAAATTAACTCAAAAATCAACTAAATCAATCGCTGATATTGCTGCTGCTTTCATAACACGTAGGTCAACATAACATACGATTTTCTGCTCCCttcattaataaaaatgcaacaaaagcgcaatcatttaatatttgatcACCGAGAGACAGTTGACATTAGCATTAATCGGGATCTATTAAGTATTAACTATTAAATATTTGAGATTGACTTTTATCCCAAACTCGTTATAATGTTCCATAAaggtatattaataaaattgacaTCTTAAGTGTTTACTTGACGAGCTAACTTTCAATGCTTCAGAAATTTCAATTCATTTCTAAGTCCGAGAAGTGACAGGAAGCCCgccacagaaattcaaaaactaACGGTCAGCAAACTCGATCTGCATTTCTCTtcatttaatgtattaattttttttttgttttgttttgtttttttttgttttttttaagtaaaaccatggttaatttgtggttaccatcTGTGGTTTTTTGGTTTTCaaagtaaaaccatggttattTTTCGTAAGGGATATTTTCTTAGCCTAGTTAAGTTAATTGAAAGTTGAATTTACTGTCttgttttgaatatatatataatattgacaTTATGGTGACCCTGATCAAACATAACTGAACCTAACAGATCTTCTgaagcacttgataattacagacaggtgagTTGTATCAGGGACAGAGTTGGatggatctgaactctgcaggtaggCAACCTGGATTGGGAACAAGATTGGGCACCCCTGAATTAGAAAGTGGTTTCTACAGCCAGAGGGGTTTAATTAAATTTCCTTTATTAATGTCAGACACACATTCACATCAACACATGTATTTAACaacatcattttaaaatttaatgtgaataataggcattaaatttaatatttctgAGATTGTTTTCTGGCAGACCTAAAAGAGATCATAATCTCTTACTTATAAATCTCTTACTTACTATAATCCCTGTCagaatgtgaaaaaaaacaaaaaaaaaaccataaagATATGGTTATTTTTCactattaataatcataatgtgCAGATTCCAATAGCAAGTGAGTTTAATCTCTTCTCTCCCTGTTGCACACACCAGGTGTTGGGCTGGTCGAGGATTGTTGACCTTGATCACTGATAGAGATCATCATCTCCATCATTTCTGAAATGACCCCCAGAGCCTTGGCCTGACCCTTGACCTCCACCTGACT
This window encodes:
- the ndufb7 gene encoding NADH dehydrogenase [ubiquinone] 1 beta subcomplex subunit 7, which encodes MGSHLVRSYITERDAAPDPQKPSAYDPNLGFAERKERAMVATQEQMNLAMLPVEQRDYCAHYLLKLMKCKRDNFPNFLACKHERHDWDYCEHQDYVMRMKEYERERRLNLRKKRIEANAA